agttaagtgtggccaccatggtgtagtggttaagtcacctgactgcaatgtgggcaggtgtggttcgaatcccggtctcgaaacatttttcccttaagtagaaacaaccttgtgtagtcaagactttccaataatgtcaaagttaagtgtggccaccatggtgtagtggttaactcacctgactttgctgtgggcaggtgtggttcgaatcccggtctggaaacatttttcccttaagtagaaacaaccgtgtgtagtcaagactttccaataatgtcaaagttaagtgtggccaccatggtgtagtggttaagtcacctgactgcaatgtgggcaggtgtggttcgaatcccggtctcgaaacatttttcccttaagtagaaacaaccttgtgtagtcaagactttccaataatgtcaaagttaagtgtggccaccatggtgtagtggttaactcacctgactttgctgtgggcaggtgtggttcgaatcccggtctggaaacatttttcccttaagtagaaacaaccgtgtgtagtcaagactttccaataatgtcaaagctaagtgtggccaccatggtgtagtggttaagtcacctgactgcaatgtgggcaggtgtggttcgaatcccggtctcgaaacatttttcccttaagtagaaacaaccttgtgtagtcaagactttccaataatgtcaaagttaagtgtggccaccatggtgtagtggttaactcacctgactttgctgtgggcaggtgtggttcgaatcccggtctggaaacatttttcccttaagtagaaacaaccgtgtgtagtcaagactttccaataatgtcaaagttaagtgtggccacttcatggtgtagtggttaagtcacctgactgcaatgtgggcaggtgtggtttgaATCCCGGTCTcgaaacatttttcccttaagtagaaacaaccttgtgtagtcaagactttccaataatgtcaaagttaagtgtggccaccatggtgtagtggttaactcacctgactttgctgtgggcaggtgtggttcgaatcccggtctggaaacatttttcccttaagtagaaacaaccgtgtgtagtcaagactttccaataatgtcaaagttaagtgtggccaccatggtgtagtggttaactcacctgactatgctgtgggcaggtgtggttcgaatcccggtctggaaacatttttccttagttgtttctatatgtttgtagtcaagaccttccaataatgacaaagttaagtgtggccacttcatggtgtagaggttaactcacctgactaccgtgtgggcaggcagggttcaaatcccggtggCCGCTGACTTACTGGTGGATGAactattttgccattaaaaaagactaagtcatctttccttaaataaaagcacccaatgaccatgtataggcgggccgcctcgtggtgtagtgggttagtcacctgcctgcgacgtgggtgtcgagggttcacgtcccggtgtcgccagtcaacgactgtatggtgtcggcagtcggccgaaggccgactgtcgaacaccaccaggaacccctcccctcaactgtcttccggtcagccgaaggctgaccggaacataattgttttgctgaaaaaaatgactaagtgtttattttaatgaaaaaaggatcatcCATTTACGGAACTACAttgtgtagtgatcagtcaaacgacagcgggattcgaaccctagctgcccacatggcagtcaggtgaacgaacctctaggccacgaatcagccacactttactttgtaattattggaaggtcttgactacacatggctgtttctatttaagggaaaaatgattccaaaccaggattcgaaccccactTGCCCACACggtagtcaggtgagtgaaccactacaccatggtggccacaccttactttggcattattggaaggtcttgactacacacggctgtttctatttaagggaaaaatgattccaaaccaggattcgaaccccactTGCCCACATggtagtcaggtgagtgaacctctacaccatggtggccacacttaactttgtcattacagacgctcccctacttacgaacgcaattggttccgagcgattgttcataagttgaatttgtttgtaagttgattcagtgctatattttgtattataatttatgtttaaggccgatataagtatattgaaggtttatataagtgcatttgtatgtttaaggcttgtataagtaacacgcattggtttgtactgaaaaaaaaaaatttaataaaatggagagaatatgacACAAACACCATTTCAGGGTCACGACAGGTGCCTTCCACCCAACAGCGACTACAGCTGGTCCTGGTTTCTTAAAAAATTGACCAAGTatatatagtgaggcttttttccctttaaaaatgattacgtatagtaaggcttttttctttaaaaaacgaccatgtatagtaaatcTTCTTTTCTTCAAAACAGACGTCTTACCTCTTGAGCTAAGGAACCCAACCACTTCCTTCCTCTTGCCTGGCCTGGCTAACTAATTTCACACACTATCTTTTAAGTGTGAACATGGACGACTGCGACGTCAGCTTAGACTAGGAAATGTTGGCACCTACAGAACAATTGAGAAATATTTGTGTCTTTTGCACTTTACATATTTTGGCTTTCTAAATGTCTATAAAATTCTTAGGCTGTCATTGAGAGCAATAGACGTTACTATTAATAAgtgttttcaataaaaaaaaagtccttttcCTTACTACCACCATGAGAAACTTTGAATAGAGGTCCATTGTGGTGACCCTCACCCTGAAAgagacatctattgctgtccaTGACAGGCCACGTGAAAGTTAAGTGGATTTGGAGACGCTGATGACGAATATATGGGTGAATTTCCTTCCCGCAGGAGCAGTTTGAGTTTGTGCTGACTGCCGTGGCCGAGGAGGTCAACGCCATTCTCAAAGCGATGCCCCAGTGAAGGAAACCCACTTgccacttcttcttcttcttctcaatATGTACCCGCAGGTTTTCTGTATGTCATGTGGCAAGCAATCAGTGGCCAAAGGTTGCGTTCAGGTACCACCAGAGTTGATCGGAAAAGTCGTGTTACTCCTAAACACGGGTGAAGTATTACAatcaaattatcttttttttttaaatacaatacagAATTTATTTCATACCAAAGTActaatatttttccaaaatgaacttttgttatttttcttttatataagagtaaaatattattttcaaacattaattAAAGGGATTAATATACAATCCTTGGCATATAAGAAAAGTATTTtaccagaatttaaaaaaaaatcctatgaCAACACCagaataaaattataaaaatatcttGTCATTTTACCGTTgtatttaaagtcatttttatttttatatttagtgTATTATTTGAGTTAGAAGACAGCTAATATAGCTCTAAAAAAGACAGTTGTCATGAAATCTATATTTCACAAATATCCGGTCATATCTTTCCAATTTCATGTTGCAAGTTTACAATAATTATAGAAATAAAACTAATTTTGCGTTATCATTACTAGCCGCACTTTTATTGTACAATAAGTAATGCCTCCACTTTTTAACCAAAGTTTCAGTTGTCATAAGTGCTTTAAAAcaagtaaatatttttaatgtgttttcagatgggggtgggggggggggctaaaTCCTCACCTGTAATACATACTTGCTTTTTATTGGACAGCGTCTCCGCGAGCGTAATGCACAGGACCTGAACGCAAAGTTCTGATGCCACTGGTCAGCTGTAACGACACGTCCAGTGAAAAATTCTAGAGATGGGGggaaatcattttcaaaatcaagcatatatatatacatactaccATGATTATGTAGTACAGTTGACTGTATGGATTGTGGTAAAGTATAAATGatacaaaacgccataacaaagtggaTTTTATGCAAACTATGTATGTAATATACGAGGAGAAAAGTGTCAtaagaataaatacaaatttggCAAAAGGGATACTGCAAAAAACACTAGTTTAATGTTAATTTTTACAAATGTTAAGATTAACATACAATAAATGCAATGTTTAGTTTTTACTAATGAGAAAATCCTAGCAATGTACAGGGAAAATTCTattaaatggaaacaaaattgaataatttgtcgCAATTCTCAAGAGTTCAACAATTTTTTCCAATAACTTTAAAAGCATTTTCCTCCTTAGCCCTAAAGGCATCGCTTGTTGACACCCCATAATAATAACCAGTTGTTGTACCACAAATACATTGTGATGTTGTGCAACATTGACAATACTGTCGTATGACTTCTCCCTACTAGAGTGTCTATGAAAAATGCTATTTATTTTGTGCGCCCACAATAATATTAATGTTGATAATAAAGACAAATAGAAACCAGGTCGGTCTTTTTGTTACCCTGTTGGCATTTTCATGTGCGTATTACCATGCCCTGACCTCAAccctattgatgtttttttctttcttttcgcAGCAGTATTAAAACTAATTTCCTGCCGGTGTCATTGGCGGCAAAGGGGTTAACAAGCGGCAATACTTCAATCGACTTTACAAGACGAACCTGAGTGCTTTAGTGGTAGGGCGATTCCCCAGCGTTGATCTTGTTTGGAAAAGAGCCTGGGATGCCATCCAAGATTTTTTGTAGTGGGGGGCCGGGGCGTGTGCAAGCCCATCCTTCATGTCGCGCCAAGGCCTCGCCGCCTTTGATCGTCTAGGCAAACAAAAGTCGTTCGAGTCGAGTGAGTCTCCGGCTCGGCtctttaataaaaaagaaaaaaggcattTAAACATGTACAATTGTATTAGCCGcagcccccctaaaaaaaatgatttcacctGCTTCTTTTGTGTCCCATCATGCATCAGGGAACCGTCATTTTGGATGTTTAATTTGTGGCACTTTTGAAggctgaaaagaagaaaaacattttaaacaaaaatgctaATATTTGAATAGCAAGCAGATGACGTGTTACCTTGTTGACTGGCTCCAGTGGATGGTTGTTGCTGTTGCCTGGCAACTGTTACTAGGCCTGTTGCCATGTCGGAGGCTAGATGGGAAACGTCATGAAACAtggatgtagtttttttttaactcttcacTTACTGTTTCCTACACATTCAATTGCTGTCATTTATTGACTAGATTTtcaatgattgtattttttagcACTAAATAGAATGCaattgttttcaaaatgtttcacactattttacaatttaactttttgatatGTGGCTCTGCCAATCCTATACTATTTTTCAGGATCACTTCTCTGCTAATCTGCCTGGCAACAGTCCCACATAAAAGTAAGTGCTAAGAACTGTCTGTCTTTTCCCCGAAGGACGGcagatggctttttttcctctcacattggTGCCGCCTTTTTTGCTTCTGCATCTTCTTACTCcacaagtgtttaaaaaaaaaaaaaaaaaaaaaaccccttCAGCTTTGACCCAAGCTCATTTTCTTTCATCTGATGCGATTCTTAAGTCCTTGAACGCGACAAAAGCCCGCACCGTCTAACGTGTTTTTCCCTGGGCGACAAGCTTTCAGAGCATGTTTGATAGTCGGCGGATTTAGCAGCAATTTGTGCTCCAAACTAATTAgaaggggggggaaaaaaacacgagCAGCTGGCGCCTTGTTGCGTTTTATGCTGATTCAATGCCAATAGCACAATTTATGAATGTCATTTTAAGCTTTTGAATGATATTTATATTCAATGCCTAAGTGCATACTTGCTTTTGGTGCGTATGCATATCATTATCCCTGACCGCAACCCTAttgaaaacgtttttttttaaattgtgcggCTAGTTAGTTTTGTGTTGCCACCACGATTATTTTCACCTGACCTAAACACTAttgaaaagcctttttttccactccCAGTTAGAAAGGGTTGGCATGTATTTGTGTGAATGGCagaaaatgagttaaataaaataaaaagaataaacttagtttttttaaacGCATCCATGTTTATGAAAATAAAGCACGTCAATATGTTTGGACAAAGTAAATCACTTTGATTTCAGGTTTTTAGGACATGTGGatgaagggattttttttcatacattatAAAATTCGCAAAGGATTAGAATTGTTTTAGAAAAAGGGACCGAAGCCCCCGAAAGATGGGAAAAAGAAtcgcggtggtggtgg
This Stigmatopora argus isolate UIUO_Sarg chromosome 17, RoL_Sarg_1.0, whole genome shotgun sequence DNA region includes the following protein-coding sequences:
- the LOC144092101 gene encoding uncharacterized protein LOC144092101 → MFRDRDSNHTCPHCSQGKMFPDRDSNHTCPQQSQGKMFRDRDSNHTCPHCSQGKMFPDRDSNHTCPQQSQGKMFRDRDSNHTCPHCSQGKMFPDRDSNHICLQQSQGKMFPELDSNHTCPQGSQTGIRTTSAYSKVR